A window from Candidatus Nitrospira neomarina encodes these proteins:
- a CDS encoding ComF family protein, with amino-acid sequence MDQDAPRILGFFPGCHQHGKFASVAPPFTMTRLLRRLLHVIFPTACAGCQNPLEDDPVPFFCRRCWDRLKPIPGPFCPRCGRPFASPIALLHSPTHQCGACRARPMALTQVWSLFPYQSPLKEAIALFKYRGKLSLTQPLAQAIVEALPALPSLDVIIPVPLHPQRLREREYNQSLMLANRLSHHLGIPLFLACLLRIRPTVPQTSLSRKERLTNLRRAFSVPKPARIKGKRILLVDDVLTTGTTLHECAKTLRRAGSGPVYGLTLARMV; translated from the coding sequence ATGGACCAAGACGCCCCACGAATATTAGGTTTCTTTCCCGGTTGCCATCAGCACGGAAAGTTCGCCTCCGTTGCTCCACCATTTACCATGACACGTCTACTCCGAAGGCTCCTGCATGTCATTTTTCCCACCGCCTGTGCCGGTTGTCAGAATCCCTTGGAGGACGATCCCGTTCCGTTTTTTTGCCGCCGGTGTTGGGATAGGCTCAAACCAATTCCAGGCCCGTTTTGTCCGCGATGTGGACGCCCCTTTGCCTCCCCCATTGCCCTTTTACATAGTCCCACTCATCAGTGTGGCGCCTGCCGCGCACGACCAATGGCTCTTACGCAAGTCTGGAGTCTCTTCCCCTATCAATCCCCCCTGAAAGAAGCCATTGCCCTGTTCAAATACCGGGGAAAACTGTCGTTGACTCAACCACTCGCCCAAGCCATAGTTGAAGCGTTGCCCGCTTTACCATCCTTAGATGTCATCATTCCCGTCCCACTTCATCCGCAACGCTTACGAGAACGTGAATACAATCAATCCCTGATGCTCGCAAACCGGCTGAGTCACCACCTGGGGATCCCTCTTTTCCTGGCGTGTTTACTCCGAATTCGTCCCACAGTCCCCCAAACATCGTTATCAAGGAAAGAGCGACTCACGAATCTGCGTCGGGCTTTTTCTGTCCCCAAGCCGGCCCGTATCAAAGGCAAACGGATCTTATTGGTGGACGACGTCTTAACCACTGGCACAACCCTGCATGAATGCGCCAAGACGCTTCGACGGGCCGGCTCAGGCCCGGTATATGGGCTGACACTCGCCAGAATGGTGTAA
- a CDS encoding ABC transporter ATP-binding protein yields the protein MIQFQHVYKEYQRGPTSVVALRDVCVEIQQGEFCALMGPSGSGKSTLLHLVAGLDWVTSGDILLDGRSCLGFGDQEWTRWRREEVGVVFQAFHLIPGLTIEENVALPLRLRGEESGTIRTRTADMLERVGMSHRLGHRSHELSGGEQQRVALARAFGHRPRLIVADEPTGNLDGETGEKIVSLLRLCAKEFGQTVLLATHSLRAAQAADRIIAIRDGQLE from the coding sequence GTGATTCAGTTTCAACATGTCTATAAGGAATATCAGCGCGGACCCACTTCGGTCGTGGCGCTACGGGATGTCTGTGTGGAAATTCAGCAGGGAGAATTCTGTGCGCTCATGGGACCCAGCGGGAGTGGAAAAAGCACGCTATTGCATTTGGTGGCCGGGCTGGACTGGGTGACCTCTGGAGATATCCTGCTGGATGGGCGTTCCTGTCTGGGGTTTGGTGATCAGGAATGGACCCGATGGCGTCGGGAGGAGGTGGGGGTCGTATTTCAGGCTTTCCATCTGATCCCGGGATTGACGATCGAAGAAAACGTGGCGCTTCCCTTGCGTTTACGAGGTGAGGAATCCGGAACGATCCGAACCCGGACCGCTGACATGCTGGAGCGGGTAGGGATGAGTCATCGGCTGGGTCACCGGTCGCATGAATTATCCGGAGGAGAACAGCAGCGGGTAGCGCTTGCCAGGGCCTTCGGGCATCGCCCCCGACTGATTGTGGCCGATGAACCCACCGGCAATTTGGATGGTGAAACCGGAGAGAAAATTGTGTCGTTGCTGCGCCTATGTGCCAAGGAATTTGGCCAGACGGTGCTCTTGGCCACCCATTCATTGCGCGCCGCTCAGGCGGCGGATCGGATCATCGCGATTCGAGACGGACAATTGGAGTAA
- a CDS encoding dihydroorotate oxidase: MDFSTVIAGVSFPFGVMNASGALCVTPEELEALGMSHAGAIVTKSMTPLAREGNPQPRYVAFDGGSINSMGLPNLGFPVYAKLIPELKRFGKPVIASLAGLHPDDFLEGAKALEIARPDLVEVNLSCPNIPGKPQIGYDFEETERLLTEIRALLTVPFGVKLPPYFDPIHHQKIAEVLQRIGVAFVTVINSVGNTLVVDPEKEAVVIKPKGGFGGLGGRIIKPVALANVRAFWKIWGDQIPIIGTGGVEHGVDVFEHVLCGASAVQIGTVLVEEGCEVFARLEGEIADCLKRKGYPSLMSCRGKLREMD; this comes from the coding sequence ATGGATTTCTCAACAGTCATTGCCGGTGTATCGTTTCCTTTTGGAGTGATGAACGCATCAGGAGCCTTGTGTGTGACACCGGAAGAGCTGGAGGCCCTGGGCATGTCCCATGCCGGTGCGATTGTGACAAAATCGATGACGCCGCTAGCCCGTGAGGGGAATCCTCAACCGAGATATGTGGCCTTCGACGGCGGCTCGATCAATTCGATGGGCCTCCCCAATTTAGGATTTCCCGTCTACGCGAAACTCATTCCAGAGTTGAAGCGGTTTGGGAAACCCGTCATCGCCAGTCTGGCCGGCCTTCATCCCGATGATTTTCTAGAAGGGGCCAAGGCCTTGGAGATCGCTCGACCGGATTTGGTAGAAGTAAATTTGTCGTGTCCAAATATTCCTGGTAAGCCACAGATCGGCTATGACTTTGAGGAAACGGAACGGTTATTAACAGAAATTCGTGCGTTGCTGACGGTGCCGTTCGGAGTGAAACTCCCGCCCTACTTTGATCCGATCCATCATCAGAAGATTGCCGAGGTGCTTCAGCGAATCGGGGTGGCCTTTGTGACGGTCATCAATTCAGTTGGGAATACCCTGGTGGTCGATCCGGAAAAAGAAGCGGTGGTAATTAAACCCAAGGGTGGTTTTGGTGGGTTAGGGGGACGAATCATTAAGCCTGTGGCTCTGGCCAATGTTCGCGCGTTTTGGAAGATCTGGGGCGATCAGATTCCTATTATCGGCACAGGTGGGGTGGAACACGGCGTGGATGTGTTCGAGCATGTGTTGTGTGGCGCCTCGGCGGTTCAGATAGGCACCGTGCTGGTTGAGGAAGGTTGTGAAGTGTTTGCAAGGCTCGAAGGGGAGATTGCCGATTGCCTGAAGCGAAAAGGTTATCCGTCATTGATGTCGTGTCGAGGGAAATTACGGGAGATGGATTGA
- a CDS encoding response regulator transcription factor, which yields MPKEKVTESESTEELLEANSEGQSLTARQKEILSLVAQGFTNREIGEKLDISVRTVEVHRFNLMRRLRVRNVAQLLRQAIALRIIPQGPATPTTKT from the coding sequence ATGCCAAAAGAGAAAGTGACTGAATCGGAATCAACAGAAGAACTCTTGGAAGCAAATTCCGAGGGACAATCTCTCACCGCTCGGCAAAAAGAAATCCTGAGCCTGGTGGCTCAAGGATTTACCAATCGTGAAATTGGTGAAAAGCTCGACATTAGCGTGCGAACGGTTGAGGTACACCGCTTCAATTTGATGCGCCGGTTACGGGTCAGAAACGTGGCCCAATTACTCCGGCAAGCCATTGCGCTTCGTATCATCCCCCAAGGCCCGGCGACTCCGACCACAAAGACCTGA